The following are encoded in a window of Oncorhynchus mykiss isolate Arlee chromosome 11, USDA_OmykA_1.1, whole genome shotgun sequence genomic DNA:
- the LOC110535569 gene encoding melanocortin receptor 4: MMNSTDHQGLISVGYTRNLSTAGTLGTLNKDSEGVGIKDSSTGCYEQLLISTEVFLTLGIVSLLENILVIAAIIKNKNLHSPMYLFICSLAVADMLVSVSNASETIVIALINGGNLTISGSLIKSMDNVFDSMICSSLLASICSLLAIAIDRYITIFYALRYHNIVTVKRAMAVIACIWSCCVASGVLFIIYSESTTVLICLITMFFTMLALMASLYVHMFMLARLHIKRIAVLPGNVPIRQRANMKGAITLTILLGVFVVCWAPFFLHLILMISCPRNPYCACFMSHFNMYLILIMCNSVIDPLIYAFRSQEMRKTFKEIFCWYSLPNLCVCELPGKY, encoded by the coding sequence atgatgaattccacagaCCACCAAGGGTTGATCTCTGTGGGCTATACCAGGAACCTCAGCACTGCTGGGACTCTGGGAACCCTCAACAAAGACTCAGAGGGCGTTGGTATCAAGGACTCCTCAACAGGATGTTACGAGCAGCTCCTCATCTCTACCGAGGTCTTTCTCACACTGGGGATAGTCAGTTTATTAGAGAACATCCTGGTGATTGCTGCCATCATCAAGAATAAGAATCTTCACTCTCCCATGTACTTATTCATCTGTTCTTTGGCTGTGGCAGACATGCTGGTCAGCGTCTCCAACGCCTCCGAGACCATCGTCATCGCCCTGATCAACGGCGGCAACTTGACCATCTCCGGGTCGCTCATAAAGAGCATGGACAACGTGTTCGACTCCATGATCTGTAGCTCACTGCTGGCGTCAATCTGTAGTCTCTTGGCCATCGCCATAGACCGCTACATCACCATATTCTACGCGCTGCGCTACCATAACATTGTGACGGTAAAGCGAGCGATGGCGGTAATCGCGTGCATCTGGTCGTGTTGTGTGGCATCGGGCGTGCTCTTCATTATCTACTCTGAGAGCACCACGGTCCTCATCTGCCTCATCACCATGTTCTTCACCATGCTGGCGCTCATGGCCTCTCTCTACGTCCACATGTTCATGCTGGCCCGCCTGCACATAAAGAGGATTGCCGTGCTGCCCGGGAACGTTCCCATCCGCCAGCGTGCCAACATGAAGGGCGCCATCACCCTCACCATCCTCCTGGGTGTGTTCGTAGTATGCTGGGctccctttttcctccacctCATCCTCATGATATCATGCCCCAGGAACCCCTACTGTGCCTGCTTCATGTCACACTTCAACATGTACCTCATCCTcatcatgtgtaactctgtcatCGACCCACTGATCTACGCCTTCAGGAGCCAAGAGATGAGGAAGACCTTTAAGGAAATCTTCTGCTGGTACAGTCTGCCAAACCTGTGTGTGTGCGAGCTGCCAGGGAAATATTGA